The genomic region GTCAATGCACCCGGACGCAACCAGTGCGCGAATGCGGTATTGCGCATGGTCTGGGCAGCGGGCTCGTCAGCAAACGAAGCGGGTTCGGCGATGGCTGCCGCTGCGGCGGGCGCCATTGCGGGTGTGGATGCAACGCTCGGTTGCTGCACAACAGGTGGCGGGATGTGGGGTGCTTCGGGTGCGGCGGCTGCGGGCAGCGGAACGACAACCGGCACAGCCGCCTGGGCTGGCGGCGGTTCCGGTGCAGGTGCAGGCGGGCTTGCGGCCAGCGGCGGCGGTGCGGGTCTGGCGGGCGGTGCGGAAGAAGGCGTTACCACGGGCGTGCCATCGATCTCGCCAAGCACGGTGGTCAATTCATGCGCATTGAACGGGCGCTGCAGCAGAAAGTCGGCCTGGGTGCGCGGCGACGAGGTCAGGCCGATCACCCGTTTGCCGGCGGCATGCAGCCGCAGCCAGCTCATCGGGCCGTACATGCTGTCCATGTCGACGATCACGTAGTCGGCGTCGCCTTCACCCACCATTTTCCAGCGGCCGAAGCGTTCGTTGACTTCGCTGAAAGCCGCTTTCAAAGCGGCCTCGGTAGCTTGATCCATCCCTGTCAGGCCCAGTGTGAGCGACATGTTTTCAGCCCGTTATCGTGAACCATGCAGTGTCACCAAGTGGTTTTTCCCCGTCAACGCGCGTGATACGGCTATTTCTAACCTTCTGCGTCAGTTTGCGGCGGCGATAGAGATCGAAGTCCGCAAGGAATGCGACGCCGACCGCGAAACCAGGCATCGATGAATTTCGCGAATTCTTCGGCCGAAGCGTTTCCGGTCATGCCATCCAGTTTGTGGTTTGGGTCTCCGCGCTTCGCGAGCACTGCTCGCGGCGGGGGCGACCGCCCGGTCATGGAAGGCCGGGCAGGGTTTGATGAAGCGAAAAAAGCCCCGTCATGGATGGCGACGATCAAACGAGGAGCGAAGTGCCGCGGGGGTTCTTCGGCAAATGCGTTTTCAGGAACGCCATCTGGTCCGCGAGGATGTTGCGATTGCTCAGGATCAGATGCTCGATCCAGCTCGGGCGATACGGCACCGCCAGCAACGGCATCGATGCCTGTTGCGGCGTCCGGCCGCCTTTGCGCGAATTGCAGTGGAAACAGGCCGACACCACGTTTTCCCATGTGTCCCGGCCGCCGCGCGAGAGCGGCATCACATGGTCGCGGGTCAACAGCTGGCGGCTGAAGTGCTTGCCGCAGTACAGGCACAAGTGTTGATCGCGCGCGAACAATGCCGGGTTGCTCAACGCTGGGGTCGGGGCGAGCGCATGCGCGCGCGCATGGCCGCGCGCAGCGACGATGGGATGCAGTTCGAGCACGCTGCGCTCGCCGCTGGCGCGGCTGATGCCGCCATGCACGCTGAGGCAGGGCTCGCCGAGCGTCCAGGCGACCGCGCCACGGGCATAAAGACAGGCGGCGTCCTGCCAGCTGATCCAGTTCAGAATGCGGCCGTGGGCATCCAGCGAGAGCAGGCGGATGGCGTCGAGTCGGGCGGGTGTCGCGCTGGCCGCGCTTCCGGAGAGAGAGGGCTCGACCCGTGTTGCGTCGGAGACGATGAAAGCCGGGTCGCGATCGGCAACCCGGTGGAGGATCCTGTTCGGGGATGACCCCTCGAGGATCAGGCGCAAGGCTGGTGTGTCGGCCTCCATATGGACACCGAGCATACCCGCTTTGAACGACATTTGCCGCCACCACCGGCAGTGCCGGTGGCGGGGTGCGGTCAGTCGCCGAAGCCTTCGGCGGACAGGCTCATCAG from Lysobacter sp. harbors:
- a CDS encoding HNH endonuclease, giving the protein MEADTPALRLILEGSSPNRILHRVADRDPAFIVSDATRVEPSLSGSAASATPARLDAIRLLSLDAHGRILNWISWQDAACLYARGAVAWTLGEPCLSVHGGISRASGERSVLELHPIVAARGHARAHALAPTPALSNPALFARDQHLCLYCGKHFSRQLLTRDHVMPLSRGGRDTWENVVSACFHCNSRKGGRTPQQASMPLLAVPYRPSWIEHLILSNRNILADQMAFLKTHLPKNPRGTSLLV